ATGGCGGTGACCCGCGCCCCCAGGCGCGCCGCCGGCAGGCTCAAGGCCCCGCTGCCGCAGGCCACGTCGAGAAACGACATGCCGTTGGTGAGGCCGGCCCGGCGCAGGGCCTCGTTGCCCAGCCACAGGTGCGTGGGGGTGACGAGCCGATCATAGCCCGCCGCGAGGCTGCTCCAGACATCGCGTATCGGGTCGAAGTCGAGAATGGGCATGACCTTCCCCCTGAGCGGCGGCCGAGGTGACACCCACCTCCAGCCTGTGCTGCGGCTTGCCTCCTGTAAGTGTAGAGGGCGTCGCCATCTTTCCCTGAGGACCTGACCACCGATGTTGCAATCCCCCTCGGCCGGTGCCATACCGAACACGAACCCCGTTCGCTCCCGAGACATCAAGGTGCAGGATGTTTCCCCCACCCGGTCCGGCACGCCTCGTCTTCAGCACGGCCCTGGTCGTGGCGGTGGTCGCCTTTACCATCGCCGTCGGCCTGATCTGGGTGGACCGCAGCACTCGGCAGCAAACGACCGATGACTGGCGGGAGCGGATCCGGGGCGAGGCCACGGCGGCTGCCGAGTCACTCAACGCCGATATGCGCCAGCTCTCCGGCCTGGCCGATGAGCTCGCCAGCGAGCTGGCCAGCGGCGACTTGCCGGTCGCCCGGATCGAGGCTCGACTCGAGGAACTGGTGGCGCAGCACCCCCACGTCTTCGGCGTCGGGGTGATGTTTCGCCCCTATGCCTATGCCCCGGACCGACGGCTGCATGCGCCCTACATCGTCAAGCGCCATGGCGTTCACCGCATGGTCCGGGTGGAGGACGTCTACGACTATACCGAGCCCCGACACGACTGGTACCACCAGGGGACCGCCCGGTCGGGCTGGCTGGAGCCCTTCTTCGGCCAGGCCAGTCAGGCGATGCTCGCCCTCTACTGCACGCCCTTCCGACTCCCCGAGGCGCAGCGGGCCCGCGACGCCGCCGAGGCCGACGGCACCGTCTGCATCGACTATTCGATCGAGGATGTCTGGGACCTGGTCGGCGCCCTGGACCTGGGCGAGACCGGCTATGCCTTCGTCATCACCGATCAGGGCACCTTCGTGGCGCACCCGCGGCGGGAATACGCGCGTCAGGGACAGAACCTGCACGACATCGCCGACCAGTTGCGCGATCCGGTGCTGACGCGGCTGGCGCAACGGGCCACCGACCTGCAGAGCGGTGCCATCGCCCATTCCAACGAACTCACCGGCCAGGACTCCTGGATCTTCTATCGTCCCATCACGGCGCCGCGCTGGTCCCTGGCGGTGGTGGCCTTCACCGCCGAGATCCCGCTCGACCTCGGCGAACACAAGCACCGACAGATCCTGATCGCCATCGCCTTGATCGTCGGCGCGAGCGGCCTGATCGTCCTGCTCCTCGCCTACCGCCTGGACGCCAATCCGGCCCTCTGGAGCGGCAGCGTGGCCATCGCCCTGCTGTTCCTGGTCGGGGTGGTGCACATCTGGACCCTGGAGTTCGCCGAGGCGGGTCGCGACCCGCCGGAGGCGGTCATGCTGATCGACCGTGCCGGTATCGAGAGCTACCTCGATGGCTATGGCGAACAGGCTCGCCTGCAGCGCTTCGGTGACCCGATCCGGATCCCGACGGGGATGTTCATCCAGGCGATTCGCTTCAAGACGGCGCACGACTTCGTCGTCACCGGCTTCGCTTGGCAGCGCTATGCGGTGCCGGAACATGACGACCTGCGGCGCGGGATCTTCTTCCCGGACGCCATCCCCGAACAGGATGTTCGCGAGGAGCTGTTTCGCCTGCGCGAGGGCGACAGCGAGGTGATCGGCTGGTACTTCAAGACCACCCTGCATCAACCCTTCGAATACTCCCGTTTCCCGATCGATATCAAGACCCTGCGGCTGCGGGTCTGGCATCCCGAGTTGGCGCGCCATATCGTGCTGGTGCCGGAGCTGGAGGCCTATCGGCTGATCCATCCGACGGCGCTGCCGGGGATGGAGCCCGACTTTCGCCTGCCGGGCTGGCAGGTCAAGCGCAGCTTCTTCGCCTATCGCTTCCATGACTACCGCAGCGACCTCGGGCTGCGCGGGAACGCCAAGGGAGGGGAGTTCCCGGAGCTGACCTACAACGTCACCCTGCTGCGCAACATCACCGACGCCTTCATCTCCAACCAGATCCCGCTGTTCGTCGCCGCGGTCATGCTGTTTGCCATGCTGATGATCGACACCCGGGAGACGGCCCGTGCCTCCCTGTACGGCTTCACCACCTCCACGGTGCTGGCGACCTCGGCGGCCATCTTCTTCATCATCCTGCTCGCGCATATCGATGTCCGCCGCCGGTACGCCGCCGAGGAGATCATGTACCTGGAGTATTTCTACTTCATCACCTACTTCACCATCGTCGCCGTCTCCATCAATGCGTTCATGCTCATGGCGCTCAGCGATAACCGCTTCTTCCACTACCGCGACAACCTCATCCCCAAGCTGCTGTTCTGGCCGCTGTTGCACGGCGCCTTCCTCGTGGTGACGGTGTATGTCTTCCTGTGACGTGAACGGTCGCGACTTGCCAGGCCATGTCAGCGGATGTCACGGCGTCGCTTGCGGCCCAGGGGACGAGGGCGCACCCAGAGCCAGCTGAGGACGACGAGGCCGCCGAACAGCGTGTAGACGACGATGAACACCCAGGCGGGTGCCTGATAGAACAGCAGCCGGTGCAGCCAGTAGGCAACGAAGGAGCCCGAATAGACGACGTCCCCCGCCCTTTCCCGCAGCGCCATCTCCCACACGGTGAGCGGGCAGAGGGCGCCCAGCCAGGCCTGCAGCACCACGAAACCGATCGCCCCCAGGTGCGCGAGGCGGAACCAGGGGTTGCGGACCCAGTGCCAGGCGAGGGGCTTGCCGATCAGCGTCAGCGCGAGTCCCAGGATCACGAACACCACGAAGGCCGCGTGGACCACCAGGATGGCATCCGCCGCCAGGGAGTAGAGCAGGCGAGGATCCATAAGGCCCCCTCGAGGAAAGGTGATGCGACCGCCATCTCCGGCGGGCAGGGCTACGTCAGGATTGGACATCGAAGGCCGGAAGGACGCTCACCCGGGCCCCGCACTCGCGCAATCGGGCCCGCGCCGCCGCCACCGGCCCCATGCCGTACCGGCCGGGGCTGCCATCCGAGCGGGTCACGGGGAGAGGCTCCCGACCATGCTTGACCAGCTGCTGGAGTATCCGGATGTGGTGCCTGCCGGCGCGAGAGCCGCGATATCGGCTACCCCAATGCCCGCTCAAATTCCTCCAGCAGATCATCCCGATCTTCGATTCCCACGGAGAGACGAATGGTGCCGTCGGAGATGCCCATCGACGCCCGCCGTTCCGGCCCCATCTCGAAGAAGATGGTGTGCGCCACCGGAATGGCCAGGGTGCGGTTGTCGCCGAGGTGGCTGGAGAGCACCACGCCTTGCAGCTTGTTCAACACGTCGAAGCAGGCGTCGTTGTCGACCAGATCAATGCTCATCAAGGCCCCGAAACCGTTGAACAGTTCCTGTGCGCGCTGATGTTGCGGATGGGCGGCAAGGCCCGGGTAGTAGACCTGCTTGATCGCCTTGTGCCGGGAAAAATACTCTGCCAGCGCCTGTGCATTGCTGCACGCCTTGTCCATGCGCAGGGCCAGGGTTTCCGAGCCGATAGCGATGCGGTGGGCCGAGTCCGGTGCCAGGGTCGCACCCATATCACGCAACCCCTTTTTGCGAATCTGTTGCAGGCCCCATTTCTGTGGATCGCCTTTCCGGTACACGGGATTGATATTGGGGTAGCGGCTCCAGTCGTACTCGCCCAGATCCGTGACCGCGCCGCCCAGGACTTCCCCATGGCCGGCGATGCACTTGCTCAACGAGTTGATGCTCAAGCCGGCGCCCACCGCCTTCGGCAAGAACAGTGCCGGTGAGGTCATGGTGTTATCGACCACGTAGACCAAGTTCTGCCGGCGGCAGAAATCGCCGATCGCTTTCAGGTCCGCTACCTGGGTGCAGGGGTTGGCGATGGTTTCGACGAAGACCATGCGTGTATTGGGTTGCACTGCCGCTTCCACATTGGCGACATCGGTGGCGTCGACGAAGGTGACCTCGATGCCGAATTGGGTCAGCGTCTGAAACAGGCTGTTGGTGTTACCGAACAGGAACTGGCTGGAGACCAGATGATCCCCGGCTTTTAACAGCGTCAAGCAGGTGGCGGTAATCGCCGCCATGCCGGTGGCAAAACAGATGGTATCGATCCCCGTTTCCAACGCGCTGATCTTGGTTTGCAGCGCAGTGGTGGTCGGGTTGTTCTGCCGACCGTAGGAATAGCCGGGCTGCTTGTTCTGGAATACCGCGGCGAGCTCTTCCGCGGTGTTGTAACCGTAGAGAACAACGTTATGCACCGGCTTGTGCACGGAGCCGTGCTCGATCGGCGATTCGCGATCGCCGTGGACAATCTTCGTGGTAAGACCCTTGTTTTTCATCGCGATGCCAGCCTAATTCATGAACGTCAAAAGCAACGGCAGGTTTCCCCAGTCGTGATACCGCTCGACCAGGTCTCGAATCAGCGGAATGGCGCCAGGGGCGGATGATCGGGCTCATGGCGTCATCGGTCTCCCGCCGTCGAAACGTGTCGGGGGCGTCCCCGGTGCCGACCCGATGAGGAATCAGCGCCCGCGCATCACCCGCACCACATCGGCCAGCGTCGCCAGGGCGATCTCGGCCGGTGTCTTGCTGCCCAGGTCCAGGCCGATCGGCATGCGGATGCGCCCCAGCGCCTCGTCGTCCAGGCCGCCGCTGCGCCGGAGCCGCTCGGCGCGGTTCGCCGAGGTGCGCTTCGAGCCCATGACGCCGATGTAGAAGGCCGAGCCCCGGACGGCCTCGAGCATGGTGAGGTCGTCCAGGCGCGGGTCATGGGTCAGGGCCACCACCGCGGTCATCGCGTGGGCGGGGTGGCGCCTGAGGTACTCGCTGGGCAGCTCGCGCCGGCAGCGGGCGTCGCCGGCGTCGAAGCCGGCCCAGGCCTCGGCACGAGGATCGCAGACCACCACCTCGAAGCCCAGCGCCTGGGCGAACTGGGCGCAGTACTGGCTGACCGGCGAGATGCCGGCGATCACCAGCCGCGCCACCGGTCCGATCCGGATCCGCACGGTCTCCGCCCGGCGTTCGACCCGGGGGCCCGGGGCGTCGGCGAGTTGCCAGCCACACCGGCCGCCGTCGAGCGGCACCCGGCGCTCCATCAGGTTGGCGCCGCGCAGGGCCTCGGCGTAGGCCTCCAGCTCGCGGGACGCCCGGGCGTCGGCGGGCCAGCGTTCCACCAGTACCTCGAGACGCCCGCCACAGGGCAGGCTCACCCGGTCGGCATCGATCGCCCCCGCGCCGTCCCCGTAGGCGATGACCTCGGCCGGGGCCCGGAAGGCGCCGGCGGCCAGGCGCGCCAGGAAGGCCTCCTCCACGCAGCCGCCCGACAGGGAGCCGACATGCCGGCCATCGGCCCGGGCGACCAGCAGGGCGCCCGGCTCACGGGGCGCGGAGCCGAAGGTCGACAGCACCGTGCACCACCAGAGATCGTGTCCCTCGGCATGCCAGCGACGGGCGGCCTCGACGACTTCCAGATCCAGGGCCTGCATGGTCAGGCCTCGAGCTGGTCGGCGATCGGCAGGCGGCGGATGCGCTGGCCGGTGGCGGCGTGGATGGCGTTGGTTACCGCCGCGGCCAGCGGGGGCACCCCGGGCTCGCCGACCCCGGTCGGCGCCGCGTCGGAGGCCACGATATGCACCTCGATCTTGGGCATCTCGTCGAGGCGCAGGACCTGGAAGTCGTTGAAGTTGGACTGTACTACCCGGCCACCGTCGAGGGTGATCTCGCTGTGCAGGGCGGCCGCCAGGGCAAAGCCGATGCCGCCCTCCATCTGGGCGCGGATCATGTCCGGGTTGACGGCCACCCCGCAGTCCACGGCGCAGACCACCCGGTCGACCTTGAGCCGCCCATCGCCGTTCACCGAGACTTCCGCCACCTGGGCGACATAGCTGCTGAACGACTGGTGGACGGCGATGCCGCGGCCGCGCCGCACGCCCTCGGCACCCGGCTCGAGGGGCGACGACCAGCCGGCCTGCTCGGCGGCCAGGTCGAGCACGCCGCGCCAGCGGGGGTGATCCGCCAGCAGCTCGCGGCGGTAGCGGTAGGGGTCCTGGCCCGCGGCCACCGCGGCCTCGTCGATCAGGCTCTCGGTGGAGAAGGCGGTGTGGGTATGGCCCACGGAGCGCCACCACTGCACCGGCACGCCGATGTCACCGGGCGTGTGCAGCTCGACGTGGAGCGCCGGTACGGCGTAGGGCAGGTTGGAGGCGCCCTCCACGGAGGTGGGGTCGATGCCGTCCTCGACCATCATCGACTCCATCGGCGTGCCGCTCATGATCGACTGGCCGACCAGGCGCTGGTGCCAGGCCGTGAGCTTGCCGTCGTCGTCCAGGCCGAGGCGGGCGCGGTGGACGTTGAGCGGGCGATAGTGGCCGCCGCGGGTGTCGTCCTCGCGGGTCCAGACCATCTTGATCGGCACGTCCCGTCCCTGGGCGCGGGCGGCCTTGGCGATCGCCGCCGCTTCCAGCACGTAGTCGCTGACCGGGTTGGCGCGCCG
The Halomonas sp. M4R1S46 DNA segment above includes these coding regions:
- a CDS encoding cache domain-containing protein; translation: MFPPPGPARLVFSTALVVAVVAFTIAVGLIWVDRSTRQQTTDDWRERIRGEATAAAESLNADMRQLSGLADELASELASGDLPVARIEARLEELVAQHPHVFGVGVMFRPYAYAPDRRLHAPYIVKRHGVHRMVRVEDVYDYTEPRHDWYHQGTARSGWLEPFFGQASQAMLALYCTPFRLPEAQRARDAAEADGTVCIDYSIEDVWDLVGALDLGETGYAFVITDQGTFVAHPRREYARQGQNLHDIADQLRDPVLTRLAQRATDLQSGAIAHSNELTGQDSWIFYRPITAPRWSLAVVAFTAEIPLDLGEHKHRQILIAIALIVGASGLIVLLLAYRLDANPALWSGSVAIALLFLVGVVHIWTLEFAEAGRDPPEAVMLIDRAGIESYLDGYGEQARLQRFGDPIRIPTGMFIQAIRFKTAHDFVVTGFAWQRYAVPEHDDLRRGIFFPDAIPEQDVREELFRLREGDSEVIGWYFKTTLHQPFEYSRFPIDIKTLRLRVWHPELARHIVLVPELEAYRLIHPTALPGMEPDFRLPGWQVKRSFFAYRFHDYRSDLGLRGNAKGGEFPELTYNVTLLRNITDAFISNQIPLFVAAVMLFAMLMIDTRETARASLYGFTTSTVLATSAAIFFIILLAHIDVRRRYAAEEIMYLEYFYFITYFTIVAVSINAFMLMALSDNRFFHYRDNLIPKLLFWPLLHGAFLVVTVYVFL
- a CDS encoding DUF2784 domain-containing protein, with amino-acid sequence MDPRLLYSLAADAILVVHAAFVVFVILGLALTLIGKPLAWHWVRNPWFRLAHLGAIGFVVLQAWLGALCPLTVWEMALRERAGDVVYSGSFVAYWLHRLLFYQAPAWVFIVVYTLFGGLVVLSWLWVRPRPLGRKRRRDIR
- a CDS encoding cystathionine gamma-synthase family protein; protein product: MKNKGLTTKIVHGDRESPIEHGSVHKPVHNVVLYGYNTAEELAAVFQNKQPGYSYGRQNNPTTTALQTKISALETGIDTICFATGMAAITATCLTLLKAGDHLVSSQFLFGNTNSLFQTLTQFGIEVTFVDATDVANVEAAVQPNTRMVFVETIANPCTQVADLKAIGDFCRRQNLVYVVDNTMTSPALFLPKAVGAGLSINSLSKCIAGHGEVLGGAVTDLGEYDWSRYPNINPVYRKGDPQKWGLQQIRKKGLRDMGATLAPDSAHRIAIGSETLALRMDKACSNAQALAEYFSRHKAIKQVYYPGLAAHPQHQRAQELFNGFGALMSIDLVDNDACFDVLNKLQGVVLSSHLGDNRTLAIPVAHTIFFEMGPERRASMGISDGTIRLSVGIEDRDDLLEEFERALG
- a CDS encoding XdhC family protein — protein: MQALDLEVVEAARRWHAEGHDLWWCTVLSTFGSAPREPGALLVARADGRHVGSLSGGCVEEAFLARLAAGAFRAPAEVIAYGDGAGAIDADRVSLPCGGRLEVLVERWPADARASRELEAYAEALRGANLMERRVPLDGGRCGWQLADAPGPRVERRAETVRIRIGPVARLVIAGISPVSQYCAQFAQALGFEVVVCDPRAEAWAGFDAGDARCRRELPSEYLRRHPAHAMTAVVALTHDPRLDDLTMLEAVRGSAFYIGVMGSKRTSANRAERLRRSGGLDDEALGRIRMPIGLDLGSKTPAEIALATLADVVRVMRGR